GTTATatgtgtgcatatatatgtgtgtgttaaTGTTGTCGTTGTGACAAAATGACTGTGTTTGGTTGTTACCAGCATTAGGCCTTTGATGATGACCTCACTGTAATACTCTGGGTCTTGTTGTTGCAAAGAGAGCAAGTGATTAACCATTGTGTTACCGTATTTATTTCCTCTACACTCATCAAGCAGACGCTGCAAGATCGCATCCATGGCTTCTCCTACAGCTTTCACTTTCTTCTCAAAACTCCTTCCGAATATTTTCAAGAATGGCAAGTATTCACCAGGGTGCCTCGCGCCACTAGTACTGGTAATATAAGCAATGAGTTTCTTGAACGTATCTGCTTCTGCTTTGTCACTAGCATCTTCTCCGTAATAGATCTTCCCCGTAACCATCCTCACGATGTTGTTGAACGTTAGATCGTAAAACAAGGACTCGACCTCGACCTCTTTGCTGATGAGTGCGTCACGTGAGAGTCTCGTGAGCATGCGGTGGATTTCCTCTTTGCGGATGTGGAGAAAGTTTGCGAGACGTTTTGAGGAGACGATTTCGAGGGAGCATATTTTGCGGAGGTTACGCCAGTGGTCACCGTAAGGTGTGGTCGCAATGGTTGTGTAGTTGTAAGCGATGTATTTGGAAGTCAGGAAACGAGGGCGGTTCGATACAACTACGTCGTTACCCGTGAAGCATTCTCTTGCGAGTGCGGAGGAAGAGATGACAACCGCACGGCGGGTACCTAATCGGAGGTAGAAGATTGAGCCGTGTGTTTTGGCGAGTCCATGGAAGATACGGTGGACGGGAGGTTTAATGAGGCGGTGGTGGCCGATAATGGGGAGAGAGTGAGGCGGAGAGGGAGGGAGGTTGAAACGCTGCGTTCTATAGCTGAAGATGAATTTGTAAGCAATGACAAGAAGAGCTAAAGGGAGAATCACATAGTAAAACATCTTTGTcacgttattttttttttggtgatgtCGCCTTTCTAATGATATGGTAATCTTATGTAAGAGGAATGAGTTTTGGGGTTAAAGGAGGATCTATATATAAGAGGAATGAGTTTTGGGGTTGAAGGAGGATCTGGAAAGCACAGAGAAGAAAAGGTATGAGCATATCAACGGCTGCACGTGCATGAATTtctcaataaataataaaaatattgataattatttatataattatattttactttattccCTAATCCTTCACTAAAAAACATGTGTTATAGAGTTTCTCACGTTTTTTAGATATACTTGTTTTGCCTGCATCTAGTGGCATAATAATtctacaaatatttataaattgatGTATTATCAGTTCAAAGACTATTATGAATCTTTGATAAGTTAGTTCTTTGTGTCCgagatatttaataataaattgaaCATCATACTctttatatataagaaaacatttatcaaatagataaaatttttatcacataaaataattttacaaacaCTTATAcatctaaatatttaataataaattaaatattaaattctttatatatgttaaaagtTCATCATAGcagaaataatttttattgcAAAACTAAATTTGAAAACACTCATCTAGCAAACCAGCATGTGTAATGCGAAtcaaaccccaaaaaaaaaaatatatctgcTAAATCTATATAATAAGCGAAACGAAAATAAATTTACTtaaaaatgaacatatttttcaatatattatttctaaaagaatataattttatctatgtttatatatatgcgCTTTAGTTTTTGTGTAACGCGAATATATGTAAAGTTAGGTTTAATATGATGATAAAGTATGTCTATCATGTGTAAGTACGTTTTATCAAAAGAGTGATTTAGGTTTCATGTTAttcataaatctattttttcaataactatatatatagagatttatCGGTCTATGTTGAATCTTTATTTTGTATGGTGAAGTTCATTTTAGTTTGTTCGAAATAAGCTCAAAAACCAATCTAAAAACATGGTAATATGTATATGTGAAATGAGACAGGGTAAAAGGAAAAAATGCTAGGGTTTTCAATTTATTCGCATTACACATATAGTTTTGGTTACAGAGAAGCACCGAAGTGTACCTACACACTTTATTCgcataatagtttttttatatacaaGATTTTGCATGGTAATTAAAATAgtaactaggtgttttcctgcgcATAAGTAACTTtttaaacttaaattatatttaaaaataaattttattaaatattatagattttactatttttttactaatatttaatatagatttgatatatattaaatcaatttgcataaaactaataaaaatgatataaaattgtataattatcaaaaatttagccaaaacaatatttataaaatttgtagatatataagaaactaatgatcttacgattagatatttaaattttaaaaaaattgtagaaatttttgaaaggtttagtaatacaaattttataattatacaaagataataatatttcgaaatttaaaatgtaatatatgaatatatttattttatagataatgtatgagttattaccatattttaaaaagtttaccaaaaagaaatatcaatattaaatgtaatatatgaattattaccatattctaataagtttgccaaaatataaatcaacattaaatgaaattatccatgtcatatttttccggaagtcatgtcatcaatttcattagccatgtaatattttttttgtgaaattgattgtagaaaagacatttggcaaaatcacttcgcaaatatagtctaggggatgtcatatttgttttgtgaaattgattgtagaaagggcatgtggcaaaatcacttcgcaaatatagtctaggggatttcCCAAGCGCAGCAGTAGTCGTTATTAATCATTCATCACTTAGACCATTTTCAACCCACCCATAtttttatctctatattttcttctaaaatagaaaaactctattatagagatgaAAATTTTTCAATGTAATAGAGTGCATCTATTTATAagagaaaatatagaaatattttattttcacctCTAATTATAGaggtaaaaaataatttttttctatattttactttaaaatagaagaactctattataaaaacatatattattgcatttttacctctataatagagattcttattttaaatgaaattatagAAGTACATCGGATATTCCAATGCTCTTAGGAAAAGAGCCAAAACCATGCAAAACTGTATTGCATATAAGAGCACCTCTATTAGTGAACCCCATGAAAAGGGttcacaaagtatttttttattatatttttttctgtttgatttttgtttttttaaaaaaaaaaaaattaatcggaccaatcgcgggccgccacgtgccGTGGGGCTCGCGCTACAGTGATAAACTCGGTTTACTAGGAAGAGGTGGAGAGAGACATGTTCATCactattcattattttaattttttttttttttggaatctgTGTGAACCCCCGTGAATTCACTAATGGGGCGGTCTAACTTTTACACTATATCTTTTCGAATACTTTATTGAATTGgttagaaaaaagaaagaaagaagaatacATTATTGGATTATATCGCTTAGTACCAAACCGACATACAAGCTATAATTCGCAGATCACACGTCGAATTAATAGAATGTagttttcaatttaattttttgtcaaaaaactttatatatatttgaaaataaataacatatctttttaacatacatacatatatactaaAGAAAAAAGTTCATTCTTATACCGGTATATGTTGAATCTTTCTTTCTTGTATGCTCAAGCTCATTTTTAGTTTGTTCGAAATAAGCTCAAAAACCAATCTAAAAACATGGTAATATATATGTGAAATGAGACAGGGTAGAAGGAAAAATATGCTAGGGTTTTCAATTTATTGGCATTACAAATATAGTACAGAGAAGCACCGAAGTGTATCTACACACTTTATTGgcataatagttttttttttctcaatagaAACACACTAGCAAAACTAAACTTTTGACTCGGTAAGAAGCTTATTCATAACGGGTCGAAGCTGACACATGGTTCGTAACGGCACCACCTTACGCATTGCCATCTCTGGACCCTCAGTCATATCAATCTTTTTGCCATTGACTCTTCCCCAATCAAAGCATTGAATCAAAGATCCTAACGCCAACGTCACAATCTTGTTCGCTAATCCTGCGGCGGGACACATTCTCCGTCCACTTCCAAAGGTTATCAGCATACGGACATCGTCCTTTTCTCCTTCTCCTCCACCGTTAAACCTATCTGGATTAAACCTCTCTGGTTCCGTCCACAGTTCTGGATCTCTGTGTATACTCCACGCGTTCACCATGACCATCGTCTCACGAGGCACGTCGTAGCCTCCGATCTTGATGTCCTCTACTGTTAATCTTGGCACAAGAAGCGGCGTTGCTGGATATAGCCTGAGTGTCTCCGACACTACGTTTTGGAGGTAAGGCAGGTTTGGAATGTCTGTTTCCTCGATCAAGCGGTCTTGTCCGATTTTCTCGTCAATCTCTAGTTTCAACTTTTCCAACAACTCTGGATGATTCAACAAACTCGCCATCGCCCACTCTATTTTCACGGCCGATGTTTCTGATGCGGCAAACATGATACCCTGTTTTGCAGACTATTATTAGctcatttgttatatatatattaatgtcgtaatatatatatactagtgctcatgaaaagatatatatatatatatttatattataaaataaataaatcgtAATAATTAgtcaatatattaatattatttagttcAGTGGCTAtatttcaacaaaaaataagttgatattttaatttcatcTATTTACAAATTTCTCGTTTtctaatttatatacatatatatatatatataataaataaatttgttaaaagtAATAATACGATGCTTCGTTATatgtgtgcatatatatgtGTGTTAATGTTGTCGTTGTGACAAAATGACTGTGTTTGGTTGTTACCAGCATTAGGCCTTTGATGATGACCTCACTGTAATACTCTGGGTCTTGTTGTTGCAAAGAGAGCAAGTGATTAACCATTGTGTTACCGTCTTTATTTCCTCTACACTCATCAAGCAGACGCTGCAAGATCGCATCCATGGCTTCTCCTACAGCTTTCACTTTCTTCTCAAAACTCCTTCCGAATATTTTCAAGAATGGCAAGTATTCACCAGGGTGCCTCGCGCCACTAGTACTGGTAATATAAGCAATGAGTTTCTTGAACGTATCTGCTTCTGCTTTGTCACTAGCATCTTCTCCGTAATAGATCTTCCCCGTAACCATCCTCACGATGTTGTTGAACGTTAGATCGTAAAACAAGGACTCGACCTCGACCTCTTTGCTGATGAGTGCGTCACGTGAGAGTCTCGTGAGCATGCGGTGGATTTCCTCTTTGCGGATGTGGAGAAAGTTTGCGAGACGTTTTGAGGAGACGATTTCGAGGGAGCATATTTTGCGGAGGTTACGCCAGTGGTCACCGTAAGGTGTGGTCGCAATGGTTGTGTAGTTGTAAGCGAGGGCGGTTCGATACAACTACGTCGTTATGACCCGTGAAGCATTCTCTTGCGAGTGCGGAGGAAGAGATGACAACCGCACGGCGGGTACCTAGTCGGAGGTAGAAGATTGGGCCGTGTGTTTTGGCGAGTCCATGGAAGAGACGGTGGACGGGAGGTTTAATGAGGCGGTGGTGGCCGATAATGGGGAGAGAGTGAGGCGGAGAGGGAGGGAGGTTGAAACGCTGCGTTCTATAGCTGAAGATGAATTTGTAAGCAATGACAAGAAGAGCTAAAGGGAGAATCACATAGTAAAACATCTTTgtcatgttattttttttttggtgaggtCGCCTTTTTAATGATATGGTAATCTTATGTAAGAGGAATGAGTTTTGGGGTTGATGGAGGTTCTATATATAAGAGGAATGAGTTTTGGGGTTGAAGGAGGATCTGGAAAGCACAGAGAAGAAAAGGTATGAGCATATCAACGGCTGCACGTGCATGAATTtctcaataaataataaaaatattgataattatttatataattatattttactttattccCTAATCCTTCACTAAAAAACATGTGTTATAGAGTTTCTCACGTTTTTTAGATATACTTGTTTTGCCTGCATCTAGTGGCATAATAATtctacaaatatttataaattgatGTATTATCAGTTCAAAGACTATTATGAATCTTTGATAAGTAAGTTCTTATGTGTccgaaatatttaataataaattgaaCATCATACtctttttatataagaaaacatttaTCACAATAGATAAACTTTTTatcacataaaataattttacaaatacttatacatctaaatatttaataataaattaaatattaaattctttatatatgttaaaaattcATCATAGcagaaataatttttattgcAAAACTAAATTTGAAAACACTCATCTAGCAAACCAGCATGTGTAATGCGAATCAAaccccaaaataaaaaaaatatctactagcgaaacgaaaataaatttacttaaaaatgaacatattttcaatatattatttttaaaagaatatatttttatgtatgtttatatatatttgcttTAGTTTTTGTGTAACGCGAATATATGTAAAGTTAGGTTTAATATGATGATAAAGTATGTCTATCATGTGTAAGTACGTTTTATCAAAAGAGTGATTTAGGTTTCATGTTAttcataaatctattttttcaataactatatatatagagatttatctttcttttctaCATGGCTTATATTAGGAATTGTGCTAGAATTTTTCTATCCAATataattcaaataatatataaaagactACACATACAGACATACTGCATTATCATGCACTAGTTGAGTACTCTACTGACACAGAAGTATAATAATTGCACTTTAAAAATGTGTTTATTCAATCGCGCGGATCAAttttttatgaacattttttttataaaaacataagtTAGCTTGGGCTGAGGATGTGGACATTTTAGTctgagaaatattttttttcattcatacAATTACAAACAGCGTATTATATAAACGTGTCATAATTATTTTCTCTAATCGATGTATTAAATAGACTTTTTATTGTTATCAGGTTGCTAggattatgttttatttaggGCAGCACTAGTTTGACTGAGTGTACAccagatttttttcttaaataacaaTTTAGATGTTCaagcaaaaatgaaaacaacttCTTAAAAGTTCTCACCATGACGCTGAATATACAAGAAACCATAAAGTATTTTTGCTTAATAAGTAATAACAAAGTTTGTCGACATTAAAAACGTAATAGTAATAAACGCCAATTATCAACTAAAGTAAAGTATGGagtgtatttaattttttttaaagattgtatattgtatttaattggaattttgaataatttgtattaaactaataaattatatatcaatcaaacatgtttaaaacaacaataatgaATGGTATTGAACTATATTTTGACAACTTTGTTCACTCGTCTTTTAATCACACGACAAATTATTCAAAcaataaactatttaaaattagGTGAATGCTATTTTGTCGCGCTGGAATAAAAATATCGCATCTCTTTGCCAAAAATGCGAAGTCATCATTTAAAATTGAAGCAATTATTATCGTTGGATcgatatttttaagaaaaattttctatgataatattttttagtttatttttacaaaaaagtatttaaagagaaaaatgactaaaataaattttatttaaatgtaatatatatatctaaaaccctaaagttaactaatattttttggttattttttctttgaaaacttttttgtgacaaaaatttgaaaatatccGTTTGAGAGAATTgcaatgttttttaaaaaattatataaatgatatgAGAATATGGCCCTAGGCCATCTACATTAACTCTATTGAGTTTCTAGTgaataaagttaaatattttaaaatatagttatgaAAGAAATACAAgtgtacaaaaatattttaaacaattgtTTGAAGGGATAATTGGTgaaataaccaaaagaaaaaacaaaattagattTCTAGAGAGAAGATAGAGAGATATAGGAAGAGAGAGAATGGAGTTTGGTTAATTTCGTTTTTTCTTGTTAGTTATAGGGTGCAATTTCCCATGTTTGAATTTGATTGAgtctaagaaaaaaaagagattgttttttttatttttcatttctattttttaataatataatttgaggGATCTTATTGATCCAAATGTCTTTGAGAATTAGCActcacaaagtatttaaaagGAGTTTTCATGTTACAAATTAACGTAAagtaaaactaataataaattttaaaataaatatatctaaacaataataatctgcctaaaatacaagccatattatatatataaagtatttttgtTGAGAGAGACtacttttctcttctttctttctttctttcttttgtctttttctctcattttttcttgttttattatcataaTAGAACGAGTTAATTGAATTACCATACAATGTTTAGTGTTTGTAGAGCACTATTCATGGATGATATCTAATGGTCTGGTTCCCGCATGGAGTCTCTCGCTACTCTTTCATCACTTGGCTAGCTATTAAGAATAGGCTATCTACAGGGAATCGTATGAGGCAATGAGGGATGATTCAAGGTTGTGAACTATTCGGAGAAAGGGATGAGACGAGAGACCATTTGTATTCTGCTTATCCCTACTCCTACACGTTATGGGAAGCTCCTGCCTGTAAATTTGTGGGCTCTTGCATCCATCCGGATTGGCAGTGGAAAATTCAGTGTTTACAAAGAATGGGCACTAAAGGAGTAGATTTTTTCTTAGCTCGACTCCTATTTCAAACGCTCATTTACCACAGTTGGCGAGAATGAAACACTAGGCGCCATCAACAACCTAGAAACACAACAGATCAGATGAGGAGACTCACTGACAAGGCTATGAAGAACATGATATATTCACTCAAATACAGGCCAGAGACAAGCTAGGAGGAATGCTTAGGGGATGGTTTGAAATCATACTTTGATCtcgatatattttctttaaactacAGCTTGAGATACCACATATAGTTTAGCTTCTAAATAGGTTCTTCTTTTGTAAATAACATTCTTTTGCTTagatcaataaattttaaatttcatcaaaaaataaaaaaaaattgagaaagtAAACGAAAATCACAGTTAACTATAATCAATTATCAATGAagttctaaaatattatttgaattattttttagtCTAAGTTCACATGTTAAAAGTGCTTAAGGCCGTTAATACCattaacaaataattaaatttactaatatataattaatcataaatcAAATAGAATATCCATTGACTTTTATAATTAACATTATCTAAAACTATTttggggaaattacatgtttaccaatttcatgctactacttttcatttttaccaccactaaagggacattttaaaaaatattttcttcattgagcggcaaaagactcttatgctcatgttctttatatatataataaataaatatttaaataaataaaaattttaaaaaataaaaataagttttttatttttttctgaattatactatttcgaaattcaaactcaaaaccctaaaactcaacttaaaaccctaaaccatcaatcctaaaccctatttttttcaaatacgaaccctaaaccttgaaccatcaattctaaacccgagttttttttgaaataaaccctaaaccctgaaacatcaactctaaaccctaaactccgaaacatcaactctaaaccctaaacactaaaccttcaactctaaacctaaaacatcaactctaaaccctaaaccctaaacttcaactctaaaccctaaatcctaaacttcaactctaaaccctaaatcctaaacttcaactctaaaccctaaaccaccaacactaaaccctaaactattaacactaaaccctaaaccctaaaaagtaaactctaaaccctaaacactaaaccttcaactctaaaccctaaaacatcaactctaaaccctaaagcctaagcttcaactctaaaccctaaaccatcaacactaaaccctaaactatcaacactaaaccctaaaccctaaaaagtaaactctaaaccctaaacccaaaaaattaactctaaaccctaaaacatcaactctaaaccctaaaacctaaaccttcaactttaaaccctaaaccctaaaccctaaaaccctagagttgatgttttagggtttagatttgaagatttagggttttgggtttacgtttagagtttaaagttgatgttttagggtttagatttgaaggtttagggtttgaattttagaaaaatataaggtttagggtttagggtttacgtttggggtttagggtttacgtttagggtttagagttgatgttttagggttttgatttgaaggtttagggtttagagttgatgtttcagagttTAGGGTtaagagttgatgtttcatggtttagggtttagagttcatggtttagggtttaaagttgatgttttatgtttagatttagggtttagggtttacgtttagagtttagagttgatgttttagggtttagatttgaagttttagggtttagggtttagaattgatgttttaagtttagattagttaaccatatgttttttttttgtcaaaaataattaaaaggttataaatgtcttttacccttcattaaagatgagggtaaaagtggttagtgtaaacttGAAAAGTGATACTCTGAAAATggaatttttggtaattttccaACTATTTTTTAACCACATAAGCTTTATTAACTAAATCGTAAAAGGTAAATACAGAAATTGAATCAACCATACAATGGGAATGtcataataacaaataaattatctTGTTGAACAGCATATTTAGCCAGTGCATCTGCAGCTTGGTTCTTCTCTCTATTCACATGGTCCAACAAACTATTATATCGTGAtatccaaaaataattaaatttccaTCTCTGTAGAATTAAGTAATCCCACAAAATTAGAGATGTATTTATTCGGTGTGCGCTATATAGTagtatatcttaaaatatttaaaataattgatttacttatttatgtcatcaaattgtatttttttattatatatccaaaattaagTGTTTCTCATGATCCCTACTCTACAAAAGACTAAAGGTCCTTACTGAACTTTACCAAACTATACAACAAGACTTCGGCCTTACAAAACCTCATAGCATGATTATCCGGAGTTCTTAGTGAGTTTTTTAGTGTGTGGAACCCCACAAAACCCTTAAGGATcggttacaaaaactactaattaagaatcgattttagtgagtttcttacactgttcgcggaccccactgacacgtggcggtcggcgattgatttgttttttaatttttttttaaactaagaaGGGATAATCATGGCCTCAGTAGCGAGGATTGACTGTGGCAGATATATTACTATACGAGTgaaaagaaaatacataaatatatcataGAATGATCGTAAAATTAgtaaataaatcattaaaatctccAAAAAGTTAATTCACCGACCGTCATTCAGGTATTTTACGAACCTAGTGAGCATGTCCAATAGTGGGAGTGGACAAAACGTTACAGTATCATTGTCTTAACCTTTCACCGAGAAAAATGTCCCAACCTCCATTCAAATTTCCAAATAAGtaataaggaaagaaaatagttaaattTAACATAACGTGGCTGTAAACGACGAAATTTATTACCATTCTATTAGGATCATCTAATCCCCACTATCCAGCACTTAGCTATGTAAAGCGTCAATATTTTAATGTTCAAAGAAAAGTctttaagattttaaattattcTCGAAAATCTTTAAATTATGCTATTACCTACCTAACCTAACAACATAATCACGGATCACAAGCACACAAGGTAGCAAGGTCACTTGGCCCATTGAGATTTGTAATTTCTGTAGCAGTGAAAGCCTGAAAAACTTGCGGAATAAGAGATTCGTTTTCGATTTTTCCCCTGTATGGTTCGTGAAGCTTTCATGAATTAAGCAAAATTTCCAcagt
The window above is part of the Brassica napus cultivar Da-Ae chromosome C3, Da-Ae, whole genome shotgun sequence genome. Proteins encoded here:
- the LOC106394102 gene encoding cytochrome P450 81F4-like, translating into MFYYVILPLALLVIAYKFIFSYRTQRFNLPPSPPHSLPIIGHHRLIKPPVHRIFHGLAKTHGSIFYLRLGTRRAVVISSSALARECFTGNDVVVSNRPRFLTSKYIAYNYTTIATTPYGDHWRNLRKICSLEIVSSKRLANFLHIRKEEIHRMLTRLSRDALISKEVEVESLFYDLTFNNIVRMVTGKIYYGEDASDKAEADTFKKLIAYITSTSGARHPGEYLPFLKIFGRSFEKKVKAVGEAMDAILQRLLDECRGNKYGNTMVNHLLSLQQQDPEYYSEVIIKGLMLGIMFAASETSAVTIEWAMASLLNHPKLLEKLKLEIDEKIGQDRLIEETDIPNLPYLQNVVSETLRLYPAAPLLVPRLTVEDIKIGGYDVPRETMVMVNAWSIHRDPELWTEPERFNPDRFNGGGEGEKDDVRMLITFGSGRRMCPGAGLANKIVTLALGSLIQCFDWGRVNGKKIDMTEGPEMAMRKVVPLRAMCQLRPVMNKLLTESKSLVLLQFVSIEKKTIMRINCVVTLRCFSATKTICVMRIN